In one Sphingomonas sp. AP4-R1 genomic region, the following are encoded:
- a CDS encoding sugar porter family MFS transporter — protein sequence MAVVADQGSLPPIKGEEPSLLNPGLLACIATAALAGLLFGFDTAVISGTTESLRTTYALDDFWLGVTVSSALWGTLIGALTAGIPGDRFGSRDTLRVLVLFYVVGGLGCALAWDWTSLVAFRVIAGLAVGGSSVLAPVYIAEVAPPSRRGGLVASFQFMVIFGILAAYVSNAVIASLALGADDWRWKFGVSAAPALIFLLLLLRIPNSPRWLVGKGRREEAIAAFGRVGMDGARAKQEADAVEVSAGTQPSEGRLSWRRHRKPILLAFMVAGFNQLSGINALLYYLNEIFAKAGGSLSPDVQAIIIGVVNAIFTAVGMLLIDRLGRRTLLLIGSAGMAVCLVVAGLAMTAVAPGWLVLPALIGFIAFFAPSTGAVIWVYISEVFPTSVRGRGSAIGASTHWGFDAVIAAAFPSIAAVSVGLPFFFFAAMMVAQFVIVLAYFPETKGVPLEEMERKLGVVMD from the coding sequence ATGGCGGTTGTGGCGGATCAGGGTTCCTTGCCTCCGATCAAGGGAGAAGAGCCTTCGCTGCTCAACCCCGGTCTGCTCGCCTGTATCGCCACCGCCGCGCTCGCGGGCCTGCTGTTCGGTTTCGATACGGCGGTCATCTCCGGCACGACCGAATCGCTGCGCACCACCTACGCGCTCGACGATTTCTGGCTGGGCGTCACGGTCTCCTCGGCCTTGTGGGGCACGTTGATCGGCGCGCTGACGGCGGGCATTCCCGGCGATCGTTTCGGCAGCCGCGATACGCTGCGCGTGCTGGTGCTGTTCTACGTGGTGGGCGGCCTGGGCTGCGCGCTCGCGTGGGACTGGACCTCGCTCGTCGCCTTCCGCGTGATCGCCGGGCTGGCGGTCGGCGGATCGTCGGTGCTGGCGCCGGTCTATATCGCCGAGGTGGCACCGCCCTCCCGGCGCGGCGGGCTGGTCGCCTCGTTCCAGTTCATGGTGATCTTCGGCATTCTTGCGGCCTATGTCTCCAACGCGGTGATCGCCTCGCTGGCGTTGGGGGCGGACGACTGGCGCTGGAAATTCGGCGTGTCGGCCGCGCCGGCCCTGATCTTCCTGCTCCTGCTGCTGCGCATTCCGAACAGCCCCCGGTGGCTGGTCGGCAAGGGCCGGCGCGAGGAGGCGATCGCCGCCTTCGGCCGCGTCGGCATGGATGGCGCCCGCGCGAAACAGGAGGCCGATGCGGTCGAGGTTTCGGCCGGTACGCAGCCGAGCGAGGGGCGATTGTCGTGGCGCCGCCACCGCAAGCCGATCCTGCTCGCCTTCATGGTCGCCGGGTTCAATCAGCTCTCGGGCATCAACGCCCTGCTTTATTATCTGAACGAGATCTTCGCGAAGGCGGGTGGCAGCCTGTCGCCGGATGTGCAGGCGATCATCATCGGCGTCGTCAACGCCATCTTCACCGCCGTCGGCATGCTGCTGATCGATCGGCTGGGGCGCCGCACTTTGCTGCTGATCGGATCGGCGGGCATGGCGGTGTGCCTCGTCGTGGCGGGTCTGGCGATGACGGCGGTGGCGCCAGGCTGGCTCGTGCTGCCCGCGCTGATCGGCTTCATCGCTTTCTTCGCGCCCAGCACGGGTGCCGTGATCTGGGTCTATATCTCGGAGGTGTTCCCTACCTCGGTGCGGGGGCGCGGCAGCGCGATCGGCGCCTCCACCCATTGGGGGTTCGATGCGGTGATCGCGGCCGCCTTCCCCAGCATCGCGGCCGTCTCGGTCGGCCTGCCTTTCTTCTTCTTCGCCGCGATGATGGTCGCGCAGTTCGTGATCGTGCTGGCCTATTTCCCGGAGACGAAGGGCGTTCCGCTGGAGGAGATGGAGCGCAAGCTGGGCGTCGTGATGGATTGA
- the xylB gene encoding xylulokinase has protein sequence MYLGIDIGTSGVKTVIIDADGRVVGQGHAPLTVSRPHPLWSEQDPAQWAEATDQAVCALDPTLRAAVKGIGLSGQMHGAVTLDAADRVLRPAILWNDGRSGPQCAELLEREPRAHAITGNAILAGFTAPKLLWLAEQEPDIFAATRTVLLPKDWLRLTMTGDKLSDMSDASGTLWLDVAARDWSDEMLAACRLSRAAMPGLVEGSAPGGRLSATTAARWGMSRVPVAGGGGDNAAGAIGLGVIRPGDAFLSLGTSGVIFSVSDGFRPDVARGVHSFAHAIPDTWHRMSVMLSAAACLDWAAGVLAFADVPALLAAAEDAEPQSKLLFLPYLSGERSPHADPDAQGVWFGMTGATGRPELARAVLEGVAMGLRDGLDALEAGSERIRSLSLAGGGSRSPLWNRIIAATLNRTLVERESATVGPALGAARLGQLAAGDGDVSAVAATPAEISRIEPDATLTERMADQQVRFRALYRAVRDLWTGKPS, from the coding sequence ATGTATCTTGGCATCGATATCGGCACGTCGGGCGTGAAAACGGTGATCATCGACGCGGACGGCCGCGTCGTCGGGCAAGGTCATGCCCCGCTGACCGTATCCCGCCCCCATCCGCTGTGGTCGGAGCAGGATCCGGCGCAGTGGGCCGAGGCGACCGACCAGGCCGTCTGCGCGCTGGATCCCACGCTGCGCGCGGCGGTGAAGGGCATCGGCCTCTCCGGCCAGATGCACGGCGCGGTGACGCTCGACGCGGCCGACCGCGTGCTGCGCCCGGCCATCCTCTGGAACGATGGCCGCTCCGGCCCGCAATGCGCCGAGCTGCTGGAGCGAGAACCGCGCGCGCATGCCATCACCGGCAATGCGATCCTCGCCGGCTTCACCGCGCCCAAATTGCTGTGGCTGGCCGAGCAGGAGCCGGACATCTTCGCCGCGACCCGCACCGTCCTGCTGCCCAAGGACTGGCTGCGCCTGACGATGACCGGCGACAAGCTCTCCGACATGTCGGATGCCAGCGGCACCCTGTGGCTGGACGTCGCCGCGCGCGACTGGTCGGACGAGATGCTCGCGGCCTGCCGCCTGTCCCGCGCCGCGATGCCGGGGCTGGTGGAGGGCAGCGCGCCGGGCGGCCGGCTCTCCGCCACTACGGCCGCGCGCTGGGGCATGTCGCGCGTGCCGGTCGCGGGCGGCGGCGGCGACAATGCGGCGGGCGCGATCGGGCTGGGCGTCATCCGGCCCGGCGACGCCTTCCTGTCGCTCGGCACGTCGGGCGTGATCTTCAGCGTGTCGGACGGCTTCCGCCCCGATGTCGCGCGCGGCGTCCACAGCTTCGCGCATGCCATCCCCGACACGTGGCATCGCATGTCCGTGATGCTGTCGGCGGCCGCCTGTCTCGACTGGGCCGCGGGCGTGCTGGCCTTTGCCGACGTGCCCGCCCTGCTGGCGGCGGCGGAGGACGCGGAGCCGCAATCGAAATTGCTGTTCCTCCCCTATCTCTCGGGCGAGCGCTCGCCCCACGCCGACCCGGACGCGCAGGGCGTGTGGTTCGGCATGACGGGCGCCACCGGCCGGCCCGAACTGGCGCGCGCCGTCCTGGAAGGCGTGGCGATGGGGCTGCGCGACGGGCTGGACGCGCTGGAGGCCGGCAGCGAGCGCATCCGGAGTCTCTCGCTCGCGGGCGGCGGATCGCGCTCGCCGCTCTGGAACCGGATCATCGCCGCGACCCTGAACCGAACGCTGGTCGAACGGGAATCCGCCACGGTCGGCCCCGCATTGGGCGCCGCGCGCCTAGGCCAGCTGGCGGCGGGCGACGGCGACGTGAGCGCGGTGGCCGCCACGCCGGCGGAAATCTCCCGGATCGAGCCCGACGCCACGTTGACGGAGCGGATGGCGGACCAGCAGGTCCGCTTCCGCGCGCTCTATCGCGCGGTGCGGGATCTGTGGACGGGCAAGCCGTCGTGA